In Hominilimicola fabiformis, a genomic segment contains:
- the dapB gene encoding 4-hydroxy-tetrahydrodipicolinate reductase produces the protein MTKIIMNGCNGKMGQVITRLVSEDNECEIVAGFDVNDSIENTYPVFTNPDEFTGDADVIIDFSHPSALTTVLNYCKKRKLPVILATTGYTDEQKKEFTEASKEIPVFFSANMSLGINLIIALAKKATKLLEGNFDIEIVERHHNQKIDAPSGTALAIADAIDETLSYPAEYVYDRHAVRRKRKPTEIGIHAVRGGTIVGDHEVIFAGTDEVIELKHSAHSKEVFAVGAIKAAKFMSDKPAGMYNMNDLISTL, from the coding sequence ATGACGAAAATTATTATGAACGGTTGTAACGGTAAAATGGGGCAGGTTATTACCCGTCTTGTCAGTGAGGACAATGAATGTGAGATTGTTGCAGGCTTTGACGTAAATGATTCTATTGAAAATACTTATCCTGTTTTCACAAATCCAGATGAATTTACAGGCGACGCCGATGTTATAATCGACTTTTCACACCCATCTGCTCTTACAACTGTACTAAACTACTGCAAAAAGAGAAAATTACCTGTTATTCTTGCTACAACAGGTTATACTGATGAGCAGAAAAAGGAATTTACCGAGGCATCTAAAGAAATTCCTGTATTTTTCTCTGCAAATATGAGTCTTGGTATCAATCTTATCATTGCTCTTGCAAAGAAAGCTACAAAACTTCTTGAAGGAAACTTCGATATTGAAATTGTTGAACGTCATCACAATCAAAAAATTGACGCTCCGTCAGGTACTGCTCTTGCTATCGCTGACGCTATTGACGAAACACTTTCTTATCCGGCTGAATATGTCTATGACAGACACGCAGTTCGCAGAAAAAGAAAGCCTACTGAAATAGGTATTCACGCAGTTCGCGGCGGTACTATTGTAGGTGACCATGAAGTTATCTTTGCAGGAACTGATGAAGTTATCGAATTAAAGCACAGCGCTCACAGTAAAGAAGTTTTTGCGGTCGGTGCAATTAAGGCTGCAAAGTTTATGAGTGACAAACCTGCCGGAATGTACAATATGAATGATTTAATCAGTACACTGTAA
- the dapA gene encoding 4-hydroxy-tetrahydrodipicolinate synthase: MSKTLPFTGSGVAIITPFDGLKTNYDELGKLIEYHIENNTDAIIICGTTGEASTMPDEEHLAAIKYTVEKAAGRITVIAGTGSNDTAHAIELSKKAEEYGVDGILSVTPYYNKTTQKGLIAHFTAIANAIKIPVILYNVPSRTGMSFAIDTLKELAKVENIVAIKEASGNISYMAKVAAEVPDLYIYSGNDDMIVPTLSLGGKGVISVVANILPKETHNICEYYFNGEVDKSRDLQLKMLDLINNLFIEVNPVPIKTAMNLLGFNAGNLRMPLVDMDSANLEKLKKSMTDFGMKLA; encoded by the coding sequence ATGTCTAAGACATTACCTTTTACAGGTTCCGGCGTTGCCATTATTACGCCGTTTGACGGCTTAAAGACAAATTATGATGAACTTGGAAAATTAATTGAATATCATATTGAAAACAATACAGACGCAATTATAATTTGCGGTACAACAGGTGAGGCATCTACTATGCCTGACGAAGAACATCTTGCAGCTATCAAGTACACTGTTGAAAAAGCGGCAGGCAGAATTACTGTCATTGCCGGTACAGGTTCAAATGATACTGCTCACGCAATCGAGCTTTCAAAGAAAGCCGAAGAATACGGCGTTGACGGAATTCTTTCTGTTACTCCGTATTACAACAAGACTACTCAAAAGGGACTTATTGCTCACTTTACGGCTATTGCCAATGCAATCAAAATCCCTGTTATCCTTTACAACGTTCCGTCAAGAACAGGTATGAGCTTTGCTATCGACACTCTAAAGGAACTTGCAAAGGTTGAAAACATAGTTGCTATCAAAGAGGCAAGCGGAAACATCAGTTATATGGCTAAGGTTGCCGCAGAAGTACCTGATTTATACATTTATTCGGGTAACGACGATATGATTGTTCCTACACTTTCGCTTGGCGGTAAGGGTGTTATATCTGTTGTTGCAAACATTCTTCCTAAGGAAACTCACAACATATGTGAATACTACTTTAACGGAGAAGTGGATAAGTCAAGAGATTTACAATTAAAAATGCTTGACCTTATCAACAACCTATTTATCGAGGTTAACCCTGTTCCGATTAAGACTGCTATGAATTTGTTAGGCTTCAACGCAGGCAACTTGCGTATGCCTCTTGTTGATATGGACAGTGCAAACCTTGAAAAACTAAAAAAATCTATGACTGATTTCGGTATGAAACTTGCATAA
- the asd gene encoding aspartate-semialdehyde dehydrogenase: protein MKDNYKVGIIGATGMVGQRFITLLNDHPWYTIEVLAASPRSAGKAYKDAVGAKWAMDEEIPASVADMVVMDATNDVEKIAEKVDFVFCAVDMKKDEIKALEERYAKAECPVVSNNSAHRHTPDVPMIIPEINPQHIEIIPAQRERLGTKRGFIAVKSNCSLQSYLPAMAVVNMKYPIDHALVTTYQAISGAGKTFKTWPEMVDNLIPYIGGEEMKSEVEPNKVLGKIEGKEIVPSTELQIECQTYRVPVSNGHTAAIFFSFKDSANKPSVEEIEKMWAEYKGVPQELNLPHAPKQFIHVYTEKDAPDQPQIKTAREIDGGMAISCGRLRESTQYDYKMVSMSHNTLRGAAGGAVLLAELLTAKGYMD from the coding sequence ATGAAAGACAATTACAAAGTAGGTATTATAGGTGCAACAGGTATGGTTGGACAGCGTTTTATTACACTTCTTAACGACCACCCATGGTATACAATCGAAGTGCTTGCAGCATCTCCGAGAAGTGCCGGCAAGGCTTATAAAGACGCCGTAGGCGCTAAATGGGCTATGGACGAAGAAATTCCTGCATCAGTAGCAGATATGGTTGTTATGGACGCTACAAACGACGTTGAAAAAATTGCAGAAAAGGTAGATTTCGTATTCTGTGCAGTTGATATGAAAAAAGACGAAATCAAAGCTCTTGAAGAAAGATATGCTAAGGCTGAATGCCCTGTTGTTTCAAACAACTCTGCTCACCGTCATACTCCTGACGTTCCGATGATTATTCCGGAAATCAACCCTCAGCACATTGAAATTATTCCTGCTCAGCGTGAAAGACTTGGTACAAAGAGAGGTTTTATCGCAGTTAAGTCAAATTGCTCTCTACAATCATATTTGCCTGCAATGGCTGTTGTTAATATGAAGTACCCAATCGACCACGCTCTTGTAACAACTTATCAAGCTATTTCAGGTGCAGGTAAGACTTTTAAGACATGGCCGGAAATGGTTGACAACCTAATCCCATACATCGGCGGAGAAGAAATGAAGTCAGAAGTTGAGCCTAACAAGGTACTTGGTAAAATTGAAGGTAAAGAAATCGTTCCTTCAACCGAATTGCAAATCGAATGCCAAACATACAGAGTTCCTGTATCAAACGGTCACACAGCCGCTATATTCTTCTCATTCAAAGACAGTGCAAACAAGCCGTCTGTAGAAGAAATCGAAAAAATGTGGGCAGAATACAAAGGTGTTCCTCAGGAACTTAACCTACCTCACGCTCCAAAGCAGTTTATTCACGTTTACACTGAAAAGGACGCTCCTGATCAGCCTCAAATTAAGACTGCCCGTGAAATCGACGGCGGTATGGCTATTTCATGCGGACGTTTGAGAGAATCAACACAATACGATTATAAGATGGTTTCTATGAGCCACAATACTCTAAGAGGTGCTGCAGGCGGTGCGGTTCTTCTTGCTGAACTACTTACAGCTAAGGGTTATATGGATTAA
- a CDS encoding stalk domain-containing protein — MKKITALFLSLMIMSPTVFADDDITVYLNEDELIFEQSPIIQNDSTLVPFRAIFENLDMVVQWFGDEQRVTAQKDDLTITLFINENTMYVNDTSVELNTPPIIYNDYTLVPLRAVSESAGAEVFWDGDTHAVYIETDNESDFDDWGYEVLNLVNEERAKYNVAPLKWDDSLAALAESHCEDMIDRNFFAHNTPDGQTPFDRMKAAGITYSSAGENIAAGQSSPQNVMDSWMNSPGHRKNILNPDFEYIGVGLARGGSYGIYWAQEFATFK; from the coding sequence ATGAAAAAAATAACAGCACTTTTTTTATCACTGATGATTATGTCACCGACGGTTTTTGCCGATGACGATATAACGGTATATCTAAACGAAGATGAATTAATATTTGAGCAGTCACCAATAATACAAAACGATTCAACGCTTGTACCGTTCAGAGCGATATTTGAAAATCTTGATATGGTTGTACAGTGGTTTGGCGACGAACAGCGTGTAACGGCTCAAAAAGACGACTTAACCATAACTTTGTTTATAAACGAAAATACGATGTATGTCAATGATACGTCTGTCGAGCTTAATACGCCCCCTATAATCTACAATGATTACACCCTTGTACCGTTAAGGGCTGTATCGGAATCAGCCGGTGCAGAGGTATTTTGGGACGGTGACACGCATGCAGTTTATATTGAAACCGATAATGAAAGTGATTTTGATGATTGGGGATATGAAGTTCTAAATCTCGTAAACGAAGAACGTGCAAAATATAATGTTGCACCGTTAAAATGGGACGATTCACTTGCCGCTCTTGCCGAAAGTCACTGTGAAGATATGATAGACAGAAACTTTTTTGCACACAATACTCCCGACGGACAAACTCCGTTTGACAGAATGAAAGCCGCAGGAATAACATATTCTTCGGCAGGGGAGAATATAGCCGCAGGTCAATCTTCACCGCAAAATGTTATGGATTCTTGGATGAATTCACCGGGACACCGCAAAAATATATTAAATCCCGATTTTGAATATATAGGCGTAGGACTTGCACGAGGAGGATCATACGGTATTTATTGGGCACAGGAATTTGCAACATTTAAATAA
- the gpmI gene encoding 2,3-bisphosphoglycerate-independent phosphoglycerate mutase, which produces MAKKPIALIIMDGYGINQNTEGNAIVAAKKPHLDKLLAEYPHSQLSASGLDVGLPDGQMGNSEVGHTNIGAGRIVYQMLVKISKDINDGKIYENKALSDAMDAAKANGKSLHLMGLLSNGGVHSHNEHLYGLLKMAKKKGIENVYVHTFLDGRDVPPTSGAEFMAELEKEIKEIGVGSVATIMGRFYAMDRDNAWDRVEKAYKAMVDGEGIQETDAVTAVKNSYANDVTDEFVIPTVVDKNGMIKEGDSVIFFNFRPDRARQITRTFVDPDFTGFERKYFPVNFVCMTQYDESMPNVTVAYPPETLEMTFGEYISKKGLTQLRIAETQKYAHVTFFFNGGEEKQFDGEERILIKSPDVATFDMKPEMSAYEVTDAVVDAINSDKFDVIILNYANCDMVGHTGIMEAAVKAVEAVDECVGRMVDAILAKGGQAIITADHGNADCLIDPVTKAPFTAHTTNPVPMILVGAGDVKVKNGRLCDLCPTMLDLMGLEKPEQMTGESLIVK; this is translated from the coding sequence ATGGCAAAGAAACCAATCGCATTAATTATTATGGACGGTTACGGCATTAACCAAAATACAGAGGGTAATGCTATCGTAGCGGCAAAGAAACCTCATCTTGACAAGCTTTTAGCCGAATATCCACATTCACAGCTTTCTGCAAGCGGTCTTGACGTCGGTCTTCCTGACGGTCAGATGGGTAACAGTGAAGTAGGTCACACAAATATCGGTGCCGGCAGAATTGTTTATCAAATGCTTGTTAAGATTTCAAAAGACATTAACGACGGTAAAATTTACGAAAACAAAGCTCTTTCAGACGCTATGGATGCCGCTAAAGCTAACGGCAAGTCACTTCACCTTATGGGACTTCTTTCAAACGGCGGTGTACACAGCCACAATGAACACCTTTACGGTCTGTTAAAGATGGCTAAGAAAAAAGGTATTGAAAACGTATATGTTCACACATTCCTTGACGGTCGTGACGTTCCTCCTACATCAGGTGCCGAATTTATGGCTGAACTTGAAAAAGAAATTAAAGAAATCGGCGTAGGCTCTGTCGCTACAATTATGGGCAGATTTTACGCTATGGACAGAGATAACGCTTGGGACAGAGTCGAAAAGGCTTACAAAGCTATGGTTGACGGCGAAGGCATACAGGAAACAGACGCTGTTACAGCCGTTAAAAACTCATACGCAAATGACGTTACAGACGAATTTGTTATTCCGACTGTTGTTGACAAAAACGGTATGATTAAAGAGGGTGACAGTGTTATTTTCTTCAACTTCCGTCCTGACAGAGCAAGACAGATTACAAGAACTTTTGTTGACCCTGATTTTACAGGCTTTGAAAGAAAGTATTTCCCTGTAAACTTCGTTTGCATGACTCAATATGACGAATCAATGCCAAATGTAACTGTAGCATATCCGCCGGAAACTCTTGAAATGACATTCGGTGAATACATCAGCAAGAAAGGTCTTACACAGCTTAGAATTGCCGAAACACAGAAGTATGCACACGTTACATTCTTCTTCAACGGCGGTGAAGAAAAGCAATTTGACGGTGAGGAAAGAATACTTATCAAGTCACCTGACGTTGCAACTTTCGATATGAAACCTGAAATGAGTGCTTACGAAGTTACTGACGCAGTTGTTGACGCAATCAATTCGGACAAGTTTGATGTTATCATTCTTAACTATGCTAACTGTGATATGGTCGGTCACACAGGTATTATGGAAGCGGCTGTTAAGGCGGTTGAAGCCGTTGACGAATGTGTAGGAAGAATGGTTGACGCTATTCTTGCAAAGGGCGGACAAGCTATCATCACTGCCGATCACGGTAACGCTGACTGCTTAATCGACCCTGTTACAAAAGCTCCGTTTACAGCCCATACAACTAATCCTGTTCCTATGATTCTTGTAGGTGCAGGCGATGTTAAAGTTAAGAACGGCAGACTTTGTGACCTTTGCCCGACTATGCTTGACCTTATGGGACTTGAAAAACCTGAACAAATGACAGGTGAGAGTCTTATTGTAAAATAA
- the tpiA gene encoding triose-phosphate isomerase, with amino-acid sequence MGKYIIAGNWKMNKLPSETYDYIKEVIDATKGSECEVVCCTPFVCLPQAVEAAKGSHVKIGAENLHFEDKGAFTGEVSAEMLKDLGVDYVIMGHSERREYNNETDETVNLKAKKALEKGLIPIVCCGESLEQREAGITMDWIAIQIKKAFAGISADDAKKVVVAYEPIWAIGTGKTATDDQAEEVCGGIRELLENLYDAETAKAITIQYGGSMNPKNCAGLLAKPNIDGGLIGGASLKSADFAVITKAAK; translated from the coding sequence ATGGGAAAATATATAATTGCCGGTAACTGGAAGATGAACAAGCTTCCGTCAGAAACATATGATTACATCAAAGAAGTAATCGACGCAACAAAGGGTTCAGAATGTGAAGTAGTTTGCTGTACACCGTTCGTATGCCTACCACAGGCTGTTGAGGCCGCTAAGGGTTCACACGTTAAAATCGGTGCTGAAAACCTACACTTTGAGGACAAGGGCGCTTTCACAGGTGAAGTAAGTGCAGAAATGCTTAAAGACCTTGGTGTTGATTATGTTATCATGGGTCACAGTGAAAGACGTGAATACAACAACGAAACTGATGAAACAGTTAATCTAAAGGCTAAAAAGGCTCTTGAAAAGGGTCTTATTCCTATCGTTTGCTGCGGTGAAAGTCTTGAACAGCGTGAAGCCGGTATCACAATGGACTGGATTGCTATTCAAATCAAAAAGGCATTTGCCGGAATCAGTGCTGACGACGCTAAGAAAGTTGTCGTTGCATACGAGCCGATCTGGGCTATCGGTACAGGCAAGACTGCTACTGACGACCAAGCTGAAGAAGTTTGCGGCGGTATCAGAGAATTACTTGAAAACCTTTACGATGCTGAAACAGCAAAGGCTATTACTATTCAATACGGCGGCAGCATGAATCCTAAGAATTGTGCAGGACTTCTTGCTAAGCCAAACATTGACGGTGGTCTTATCGGCGGTGCATCTTTAAAGAGTGCTGACTTCGCTGTTATCACAAAGGCAGCTAAATAA
- a CDS encoding phosphoglycerate kinase has protein sequence MYNKLTVEDVDVKGKKVLVRCDFNVPLDADGNITDENRIVGALPTIKYLIDNGARVILCSHMGKPKGEPVPSLSLAPVAKSLSEKLGKEVVFAADDNVVGDNAKKAVAEMNDGDVVLLQNTRYRKEETKNEEAFSKELASLADLFVNDAFGTAHRAHCSNVGVSSILKPAVAGYLIEKEINFLGNAVNNPVRPLVAILGGSKVSSKISVIENLLKKVDKLIIGGGMAYTFFAAQGKTTGTSLLEPDYIDYAKKMLDEAGDKLLLPVDTVVAKEFANDAESQVVEGNIPDGWMGLDIGPKTIELYKDALKDAKTVVWNGPMGVFEMPNFAKGTNTIAQALADLDATTIIGGGDSVAAVNQAGLGDKMSHISTGGGASMEFLEGKELPGIAALTDK, from the coding sequence ATGTACAACAAATTAACAGTTGAAGATGTTGACGTAAAAGGCAAAAAGGTTTTAGTACGTTGTGACTTTAACGTGCCGCTTGACGCTGACGGTAATATCACAGACGAAAACCGTATTGTAGGTGCACTTCCTACAATTAAGTATCTTATAGATAACGGAGCAAGAGTTATTCTTTGCTCACATATGGGTAAGCCAAAGGGTGAGCCTGTTCCATCACTTTCTCTTGCACCTGTTGCAAAGAGTCTTTCAGAAAAGCTTGGCAAAGAAGTTGTTTTTGCCGCTGACGATAACGTAGTAGGCGACAACGCTAAAAAGGCTGTTGCAGAAATGAATGACGGTGATGTTGTTCTTCTTCAAAACACTCGTTATAGAAAAGAAGAAACAAAGAACGAAGAAGCTTTCTCAAAAGAACTTGCTTCACTTGCTGATTTGTTCGTAAATGACGCATTCGGTACAGCTCACAGAGCTCACTGCTCAAACGTAGGTGTATCTTCAATTCTTAAGCCGGCTGTTGCAGGTTACCTAATCGAAAAGGAAATCAACTTCCTCGGTAACGCAGTAAACAACCCTGTAAGACCGCTTGTAGCTATTCTTGGCGGAAGTAAAGTTTCTTCAAAGATTTCAGTTATTGAAAATCTTCTAAAGAAAGTAGACAAGCTAATCATCGGCGGCGGTATGGCTTACACATTCTTTGCGGCACAAGGCAAGACAACAGGTACATCACTTCTTGAACCTGATTACATTGACTATGCCAAGAAAATGCTTGACGAGGCAGGCGACAAGCTACTTCTTCCTGTTGATACAGTAGTTGCTAAAGAATTTGCAAACGACGCCGAATCACAAGTTGTTGAAGGTAATATTCCTGACGGCTGGATGGGTCTTGACATCGGTCCTAAGACAATCGAACTTTACAAGGATGCTCTTAAAGACGCAAAGACAGTTGTTTGGAACGGTCCTATGGGCGTATTTGAAATGCCAAACTTCGCAAAGGGTACAAATACAATAGCTCAGGCTCTTGCCGATCTTGACGCTACAACAATCATCGGCGGCGGTGACAGTGTTGCTGCAGTAAACCAAGCAGGTCTTGGCGATAAGATGAGCCACATCTCAACAGGCGGCGGCGCATCAATGGAATTCCTTGAAGGTAAAGAACTTCCTGGTATCGCAGCTTTGACAGATAAATAA
- a CDS encoding spore maturation protein, translating into MIYVIPLIIALVLITAMIKKLPSYEHFINGAEEGMKIVSGIFPPLVAVLTAAYMLRASGTLDLIVSLLSPITNLIPAEVMPLALIRPISGSGATGILTEILNNYGADSEVGRIASVIMGSTETTFYCLCVYFAKTRVKHNLKAVPFAAVGDIVGILTAAILIKLVKF; encoded by the coding sequence ATGATTTATGTAATACCGCTCATAATTGCACTTGTTCTTATAACCGCAATGATAAAAAAACTTCCGTCATACGAACATTTTATAAATGGAGCAGAGGAGGGAATGAAAATAGTATCAGGCATATTTCCGCCGCTTGTAGCGGTGCTTACCGCCGCATATATGCTCCGTGCGTCAGGCACGCTTGACCTTATAGTATCACTTCTTTCACCTATCACAAATTTAATTCCTGCCGAAGTTATGCCTTTGGCACTTATCCGTCCAATATCGGGCAGCGGTGCAACGGGCATACTTACCGAAATTTTAAACAATTACGGTGCCGACAGCGAAGTCGGTCGAATTGCCTCCGTTATAATGGGTTCGACTGAAACAACTTTCTACTGTCTTTGCGTATATTTTGCGAAAACAAGGGTAAAACATAACTTGAAAGCTGTTCCTTTTGCGGCTGTCGGTGACATAGTTGGCATATTGACGGCGGCTATTTTGATTAAGTTGGTAAAATTTTAA
- a CDS encoding nucleoside recognition domain-containing protein — translation MNYIWCLMIIVSIVVSIFNGTVDQTINGAFEGAKSAVFTVLSFAGVMCFWTGIMKIAENAGLSQKLEKLLKPIINFLFPNAGQNAKKYIAVNMSANILGMGNAATPMGIKAMQCLDNENNNPLYTSKNMCMLVVLNTTSVQLIPTTIIALRVASGSANPFSVILPIWISSFTAAFIALTLTKLLYRE, via the coding sequence ATGAATTATATTTGGTGCTTGATGATTATTGTGTCGATAGTTGTGTCAATTTTTAACGGCACTGTCGACCAAACTATAAACGGTGCGTTTGAGGGTGCGAAAAGTGCCGTTTTTACGGTATTGTCATTTGCGGGAGTTATGTGCTTTTGGACGGGTATTATGAAAATTGCCGAAAATGCGGGATTGTCACAGAAATTAGAGAAATTATTAAAACCTATAATAAACTTCCTGTTTCCCAATGCAGGTCAAAACGCAAAAAAATATATTGCCGTGAATATGAGTGCCAACATACTCGGAATGGGCAACGCCGCAACACCTATGGGCATAAAGGCTATGCAATGTCTTGACAATGAAAACAACAATCCGCTTTATACGTCAAAAAATATGTGTATGCTTGTCGTTTTGAACACCACGTCCGTACAGCTTATACCCACAACAATAATTGCTCTGCGTGTTGCGTCAGGCTCTGCAAATCCGTTTTCGGTTATTCTGCCGATTTGGATTTCTTCATTCACCGCCGCATTTATTGCTTTAACACTGACAAAATTACTATATAGGGAGTAA
- the coaBC gene encoding bifunctional phosphopantothenoylcysteine decarboxylase/phosphopantothenate--cysteine ligase CoaBC: MLKGKTVVLGVTGSIAAYKIANLARMLVKQHCEVHVLMTQNATNFINPITFETLTKHKCLIDTFDRNFEFSVEHVALAKAADVVMIAPASANVIGKIANGIADDMLTTTVMACPCKKIVSPAMNHNMFHNPIVQDNIEKLKHYGYEIVEPAHGMLANGDMGDGRMPDEELLFEYIVKEIAFEKDMTGKKVLVTAGATVEAIDPVRFITNHSSGKMGFALAKNAMLRGAEVTLVMGKCDSEPPVFANTVKVQSAKDMYDAVIERADSMDIIVKAAAVADYRPKNVSSEKVKKQDGNMSIELERTDDILKTLGERKNGQFICGFSMETENMLENSRKKLEKKNCDMIVANNLKQDGAGFGGNTNIVTLITKDDEVQLEKMTKDEVAEKIFDFILSR, from the coding sequence ATGCTCAAAGGAAAAACAGTCGTGCTTGGAGTTACGGGAAGTATTGCGGCGTACAAAATCGCAAATCTTGCAAGAATGCTTGTAAAACAGCATTGCGAAGTACACGTGCTTATGACGCAGAACGCAACTAATTTTATAAATCCCATAACTTTTGAAACATTGACAAAGCATAAATGCCTTATAGATACATTTGACCGTAATTTTGAATTCAGCGTTGAACACGTTGCACTTGCAAAAGCGGCGGACGTGGTTATGATTGCACCGGCGAGTGCAAATGTAATCGGCAAGATTGCAAACGGTATTGCTGACGATATGCTTACAACCACTGTTATGGCTTGTCCTTGCAAGAAAATTGTGTCACCTGCTATGAATCATAATATGTTCCATAACCCTATCGTGCAGGATAACATTGAAAAGCTGAAGCATTACGGCTATGAAATAGTTGAACCGGCGCACGGTATGCTTGCAAACGGCGATATGGGTGACGGCAGAATGCCTGATGAAGAGCTTTTGTTTGAATACATTGTTAAAGAGATTGCATTTGAAAAAGATATGACAGGTAAAAAAGTGCTTGTTACAGCCGGTGCAACTGTAGAGGCTATCGACCCTGTGAGATTCATAACAAACCATTCGAGCGGAAAAATGGGTTTTGCACTTGCAAAGAACGCAATGCTAAGAGGTGCGGAGGTGACGCTTGTTATGGGTAAATGCGACAGTGAGCCTCCTGTGTTTGCGAATACGGTTAAGGTGCAGAGTGCGAAAGATATGTATGACGCGGTAATCGAACGTGCCGACAGTATGGATATAATCGTTAAGGCGGCGGCAGTGGCTGATTACAGACCTAAGAACGTAAGCAGTGAAAAGGTAAAAAAACAGGACGGTAATATGTCGATTGAGCTTGAACGTACGGACGATATATTAAAAACTCTCGGTGAAAGAAAAAACGGTCAATTTATCTGCGGTTTCTCTATGGAAACAGAAAATATGCTTGAAAATTCAAGAAAGAAACTTGAAAAGAAAAATTGTGATATGATTGTCGCAAATAATCTTAAACAAGACGGTGCAGGCTTTGGTGGTAATACAAATATCGTGACGCTTATAACAAAAGATGATGAAGTTCAGCTTGAAAAGATGACAAAAGATGAAGTTGCGGAAAAGATATTTGATTTCATTTTGAGTAGATAG
- a CDS encoding DNA polymerase III subunit, with the protein MYGYETFHEDLMKNLIESVHNGASSHAYIFEGEKGLGVLNSARLFAAALTCKNTGVAPCGSCQNCVESKADTNPDIIYVRPKADKKSIGAKDMRKLEEDVAVKPFNSKHKVYIFEDASLLTEEAQNTFLKTFEEPPEYAVFILITENSTSLLQTILSRFTLVHFPSVSDAIMEKYISEKYPDEQERLPFLIKYCAGVPGMADNIINDENFESVRTSSLEKLFSVLSIDRRLAFVVQKYLDENKDKAETVFDFWLAYLRDIILMQSQAPNVIINIDKKDMLRQLASKYDTDYLMNMSKRVIKAKNMLSRYVNLKAISLWLSLKST; encoded by the coding sequence ATGTACGGATACGAAACGTTCCATGAGGATTTGATGAAAAATTTAATAGAATCGGTGCATAACGGCGCAAGCTCACACGCGTATATATTTGAGGGTGAAAAGGGCTTGGGTGTACTCAATTCCGCCAGACTTTTTGCGGCGGCATTGACGTGCAAAAATACAGGTGTCGCACCTTGCGGAAGTTGTCAGAATTGCGTGGAATCAAAAGCGGACACAAACCCCGATATAATTTATGTTCGACCGAAGGCTGACAAAAAAAGTATCGGTGCAAAAGATATGCGTAAACTTGAGGAGGATGTGGCTGTAAAGCCGTTTAATTCAAAGCATAAGGTTTATATATTTGAGGACGCGTCTTTACTTACCGAGGAGGCACAAAACACGTTTTTAAAAACGTTTGAAGAACCGCCCGAATACGCAGTATTTATCTTGATAACAGAAAACTCCACTTCCCTATTGCAGACAATTTTATCACGTTTTACGCTTGTGCATTTTCCGTCTGTGTCTGACGCGATTATGGAGAAGTATATAAGCGAAAAATATCCTGATGAACAGGAACGCTTGCCGTTTTTGATTAAGTATTGTGCAGGTGTGCCGGGAATGGCGGACAATATTATAAATGATGAAAACTTTGAATCAGTGAGAACGTCCTCACTTGAAAAATTGTTTTCGGTGCTGTCAATCGACAGACGTTTGGCATTCGTTGTGCAGAAGTATCTTGATGAAAATAAGGATAAGGCTGAAACAGTATTCGATTTTTGGCTTGCATATCTGCGTGATATAATCCTTATGCAGTCACAAGCACCAAACGTGATTATTAATATTGATAAAAAAGATATGTTAAGACAGCTCGCGTCTAAGTATGATACCGATTATTTGATGAATATGTCAAAGCGTGTAATAAAAGCAAAGAATATGTTGTCGCGATATGTGAATTTAAAAGCCATTTCACTGTGGCTGTCGCTAAAATCCACATAA
- a CDS encoding AbrB/MazE/SpoVT family DNA-binding domain-containing protein: MKSVGIVRKVDELGRIVIPVELRRKFGIDIKDSMEIYTEDNCIILKKYEPSCIFCGDAKNIFQFNGKNICPECAKKINGYVAE, from the coding sequence ATGAAATCTGTAGGAATCGTTAGAAAGGTTGATGAACTTGGCCGTATTGTCATTCCAGTAGAACTAAGGAGAAAGTTCGGAATCGATATTAAGGATTCAATGGAAATTTATACAGAAGATAACTGTATAATCCTAAAGAAGTATGAACCTTCATGCATATTCTGTGGCGATGCAAAGAATATATTCCAATTCAACGGTAAGAATATTTGCCCTGAGTGTGCTAAAAAGATTAACGGCTATGTAGCTGAATAA